A section of the Caldisalinibacter kiritimatiensis genome encodes:
- a CDS encoding FAD-binding oxidoreductase, which produces MDYKKIDKKDIDFLISVCGKERVLVDDEINEDFSHDELAGIKRYPDVLVEVRSTEEVSKIMKYAYENNIPVTPRGQGTGLVGGAVALHGGIMINLSTMNRILELDEENLTVTVEPGVLLMEISKFVEEHDLFYPPDPGEKSATIGGNINTNAGGMRAVKYGVTRDYIRGLEVVLPNGEVIEVGGKVVKNSSGYSLKDLFVGSEGTLGIVTKAVLRLLPLPKKAISLLIPFPNLEMAIETVPRIIKSKAIPTAVEYMVRDVILASEEFLGKKFPDNSADAYLLLTFDGNSKEEIENAYEKVAHICLDAGALDVLISNTEERQESIWSARGAFLEAIKASTTEMDECDVVVPRNRVAEFVKFTNDLQKEFDIRIRSFGHAGDGNLHVYVLKDDLSEEEWKEKLSGVFKAMYDKAEELGGQVSGEHGIGFAKKPYLEKSLGNLRMQLLKNIKQSFDPKNILNPGKVC; this is translated from the coding sequence ATGGATTATAAAAAAATTGATAAAAAAGATATTGATTTTTTAATTTCTGTTTGTGGAAAAGAAAGGGTATTAGTAGATGACGAAATTAATGAAGATTTTAGTCATGACGAATTAGCGGGTATCAAAAGATATCCTGACGTGTTAGTTGAAGTGAGAAGCACTGAAGAAGTATCTAAAATAATGAAATATGCTTATGAAAACAATATACCAGTAACTCCAAGGGGACAGGGAACAGGTCTTGTAGGTGGTGCCGTTGCACTACACGGAGGAATAATGATTAATTTAAGTACTATGAATAGAATATTAGAATTAGATGAAGAGAATCTAACTGTAACTGTAGAGCCAGGGGTACTATTAATGGAGATATCTAAATTTGTTGAAGAGCACGATTTATTTTATCCACCAGACCCAGGAGAAAAAAGTGCTACTATTGGAGGAAATATAAACACAAATGCTGGTGGAATGAGAGCTGTAAAATACGGAGTAACTAGGGATTATATAAGGGGATTAGAAGTAGTCCTTCCAAACGGTGAAGTTATAGAAGTAGGAGGTAAAGTAGTAAAAAACAGTTCAGGATACAGTCTTAAGGACTTATTTGTAGGTTCAGAGGGGACTCTTGGAATAGTAACTAAAGCGGTACTTAGATTATTACCTTTACCTAAAAAAGCTATCAGTTTATTAATTCCTTTCCCTAATTTAGAAATGGCTATCGAAACTGTTCCTAGAATAATAAAATCTAAGGCTATACCTACTGCTGTTGAATATATGGTAAGGGATGTTATATTAGCTTCTGAGGAATTTTTAGGTAAGAAGTTCCCCGATAATTCAGCAGATGCGTATTTATTACTAACCTTTGATGGAAATAGTAAAGAAGAGATAGAAAATGCTTATGAAAAGGTAGCACATATATGTTTAGATGCAGGTGCTTTGGATGTATTAATTTCAAATACAGAAGAAAGACAGGAATCAATATGGTCAGCAAGAGGAGCTTTCTTAGAAGCTATAAAAGCATCAACAACTGAAATGGATGAATGTGACGTTGTGGTGCCAAGAAATAGAGTAGCTGAGTTTGTTAAATTTACTAATGACTTACAAAAAGAATTTGACATAAGGATTAGAAGTTTTGGCCATGCAGGAGACGGTAATTTACACGTTTATGTATTAAAAGATGACTTATCTGAAGAAGAGTGGAAAGAAAAATTATCTGGTGTATTCAAGGCTATGTATGATAAAGCAGAAGAACTAGGTGGTCAAGTATCAGGTGAACATGGTATAGGTTTTGCTAAAAAGCCTTATTTGGAAAAATCATTGGGTAACCTACGTATGCAATTACTAAAGAATATTAAACAATCATTTGATCCTAAAAACATCTTAAATCCAGGAAAAGTGTGCTAA
- a CDS encoding L-lactate permease, with protein MYAFMAFLPILVTIILMVGFNWAAKKALPLAWALAAAVALIIWKMNFYHVISYSFFGILKALDVLIIIFGAILILNTLKQSGAMATINNGFSGITKDRRIQAIIIGWMFGSFIEGAAGFGTPAALAGPLLVGLGFPPLAAAMVTLIYDSTSVAFGAVGTPIFGAMSTIASNLQTAGADPEQFKMALTKWTALTHGIVGIIIPLIGIAMLTKFFGKEKSIKPALEVAPFALFAGVAFVVPNILVATLFGPELPSLVGAFIGLAIVIFAAKKDFLMPKTNWDFPNKSEWEEDWKSSVDVGDIGEAKMSLFKAWTPYLLIAIILVVTRIPSFGLKSVLASQAIEVSNIMGVEKLNYSLKWAYLPGTIPFILVALITHFIHGMNGKQIKIAWTSTFKQISGAAIALFGGIAMVQLMLNSGVNSAGLDSMLTEMAKSAANIAGVAYPFLSPFIGVLGAFMSGSNTVSNILFSSLQFETASILNMPEVLIVALQVIGGSIGNMICVNNVVAVCATVGAIGAEGKIIKRNFIPTVIYTLIVATVIAVLIYTGFNPLPLN; from the coding sequence ATGTATGCATTTATGGCTTTTCTGCCGATATTAGTAACTATAATATTGATGGTCGGCTTTAACTGGGCTGCAAAAAAAGCTTTGCCGCTTGCTTGGGCACTTGCAGCAGCAGTAGCATTAATAATTTGGAAAATGAATTTTTATCATGTTATATCCTATTCTTTTTTTGGTATATTAAAAGCTCTTGACGTACTTATAATTATCTTTGGAGCAATTTTGATTCTTAATACACTCAAACAATCAGGAGCTATGGCAACTATTAATAATGGTTTTAGTGGTATTACAAAGGATAGACGTATACAGGCAATAATCATTGGTTGGATGTTTGGTTCATTTATAGAAGGAGCTGCTGGGTTTGGTACTCCAGCTGCATTAGCAGGGCCATTATTAGTTGGACTCGGTTTTCCACCATTAGCTGCAGCTATGGTTACTTTGATATATGATAGTACATCGGTTGCTTTTGGAGCAGTTGGTACGCCAATATTTGGTGCAATGAGTACAATAGCTAGCAATCTTCAAACAGCAGGTGCTGACCCAGAGCAATTTAAAATGGCTTTAACTAAATGGACTGCATTAACCCATGGTATAGTTGGTATTATAATTCCTTTAATAGGTATAGCGATGCTAACGAAATTCTTTGGAAAAGAAAAGTCTATAAAACCTGCATTAGAGGTTGCACCTTTTGCTTTATTTGCAGGAGTTGCTTTTGTTGTTCCTAATATATTAGTTGCGACTTTATTTGGACCAGAACTACCTTCACTAGTAGGTGCTTTTATTGGATTGGCCATTGTTATATTTGCAGCTAAGAAGGATTTCTTAATGCCTAAAACTAATTGGGATTTTCCAAATAAGTCAGAATGGGAAGAAGATTGGAAATCCTCTGTTGATGTTGGTGATATTGGAGAAGCAAAGATGTCTTTATTTAAAGCATGGACACCTTATTTATTAATTGCTATCATATTAGTTGTAACTCGTATTCCTTCCTTTGGGCTAAAATCAGTTTTAGCATCTCAAGCAATAGAAGTGTCTAATATCATGGGAGTAGAAAAATTAAACTATAGTTTAAAATGGGCTTATCTTCCAGGAACTATACCTTTCATATTAGTTGCATTAATTACTCATTTTATACATGGAATGAATGGTAAACAAATAAAGATAGCTTGGACTAGTACATTTAAGCAGATATCAGGAGCCGCTATTGCTTTATTTGGTGGTATAGCTATGGTACAGTTAATGCTTAACTCTGGTGTAAATAGTGCAGGATTAGATAGTATGCTTACAGAAATGGCAAAGAGTGCTGCAAATATTGCTGGAGTAGCTTATCCATTCTTATCTCCTTTCATAGGTGTACTGGGAGCTTTTATGTCAGGCTCGAATACTGTTTCTAATATATTATTTTCTTCATTACAATTTGAAACAGCTTCTATATTAAATATGCCAGAGGTATTAATAGTAGCCCTTCAAGTAATAGGAGGGTCAATAGGAAATATGATTTGTGTTAATAATGTTGTAGCAGTATGTGCAACAGTTGGAGCAATTGGTGCTGAAGGTAAAATTATAAAGAGAAATTTCATACCTACAGTTATATATACTCTTATTGTAGCTACAGTTATTGCGGTTCTCATTTATACAGGTTTTAATCCTTTACCATTGAATTAG